The following is a genomic window from Aquificota bacterium.
GAATAAGAGGTCTTGCCAAAGCGGACAAAAAAGCGGGAAGGGAAACAAAGGAAGGAATAATCTACACCTATGTATCCGAGGATAGGAAAAAGGGAGTAATCATAGAGCTAAACTGTGAGACGGACTTTGTGGCAAAGAACGAGCAGTTTGTGGAGCTTGCCCTAAAACTGGCAAAGCATATAGCGAGCCTTCCGGAAAACGCCAACAAGTCTGGCACTGGAGAGGATATAAAGGATCAAGCTTACTTTGAGGATACAAGCACCACTGTAGGAGACCTTATAAAGTCTGCCATAGCAAGGATAGGAGAAAATATACAGCTAAGAAGGTTTGTAAGGTTTGATACCGATGGTTATGTGCATGCCTACGTGCATGGCATTGGAAGGGTTGGCGTGCTAATAGATTACACCGCATCACAGATAAACGATAACGTGCTTAGAGTGGTGCAGGATGTGGCCCTTCAAATAGCCGCCATGAAGCCAGAGTTTGTTAGCATAGAAAGCGTAGACCCAGAGGTCCTTGAAAGGGAAAGGAGGATACTTACAGAACAGGCAAGGCAGGAAGGAAAGCCCGAGAACATAATAGAAAAGGTGGTGGAAGGAAGGCTCAAAAAGTTCTACCAAGAGAAGGTTCTGTTGGAGCAGGCCTTTATAAAAGATGAGAAAAAGACGGTAGGACAGTATATAAAGGAAAGCGCAACGGGTGTGGAGATAAAGAGGTTTGTAAGGTTTGAAGTGGGTGGTGCTTGATGGAGGCACCGGTCTATAAAAGGGTACTCTTAAAGCTATCTGGAGAGGCCTTTGCTGGAGACCAAGAATTTGGCATAGACCCAAAATTTCTTGAGTATATAAGCTATGAGATAAAAAGCCTTGTGGATGTGGGCGTGCAAACGGCTATAGTGATAGGTGGGGGTAATATATTCAGAGGTGTGGAGGGAATGGAGCTTGGTATAGACAGGGCTACCGGTGATTACATGGGCATGTTGGCAACCGTTATAAACGCCTTGGCCCTTCAGTCTGCCCTTGAAAGGCTTACCCAGATACCAACACGGGTGCTCTCGGCCATAGATATGAAGCAAGTAGCAGAGCCATACATAAGGAGAAGGGCCATAAGACACTTGGAAAAGGGTAGAGTAGTAATATTTGCCGCAGGCACCGGAAACCCCTTCTTTTCTACCGATACGGCAGGAGCCCTTAGGGCCATTGAGATAGGCGCAGACCTCTTTATAAAAGCCACAAAGGTGGATGGCATTTACACCGATGACCCAGTAAAGAATCCCAATGCAGAGTTCATTCAAGAGATATCCTACCTTCAAGCTATAAGCATGGGCCTTAAAGTTATGGACCACACGGCCATGACCCTTTGCAGGGAGAACAAGCTACCCATATTGGTGTTAAATATAAAAAAGCCCGGAAATCTTCTAAAGGCCGTAATGGGCGAAAAGGTCGGCTCTTTGGTAAGGTAATTGAGGAGGAGAAGCCATGATGGAGGAGATATTTAAAAGCACAGAAGAGGATATGAAAAAAGCTGTGAATTATTTTAAGGGTGAGATAGCAGGCCTGAGGACAGGTAGGGCAAGCACATCCCTCGTAGAAGAGCTAAAGGTGGAATATTATGGCTCAAAGGTTCCACTCAAACAGCTTGGCACCATAAGCGTAAGCGATGTGAACCAGATAACCATCCAGCTTTGGGACAGCAACGCCATAGCCAATGTGGAAAAGGCCATCATGGAAAACCTAAACCTCACACCACAAAGGCAGGGCAATGTGCTTAGGATAACCTTGCCACCACTAACCCAGGAGAGAAGAAAGGAGCTTACAAAGATGCTACACAAGATGGCAGAAGAGGCAAGGGTTGCCATAAGGAACATAAGGAGGGACGCAAAGGAGATGATAGAAGAGCTTGAGGGAGTTTCCGAAGACGAGGTAAAGAGAGCTTTGGAAAGATTGCAAAAGCTCACGGATAAATACATAGAAGAGATAAACCAGCTTGCTCAAGCCAAAGAAAAAGAGATAATGGGTAGCTAAAAGTTTTATATTATTTACCATGGACTTTCCCGAGCTTTTGGTTATACTGGCCGTTGCCTTCATATTTTTGGGACCGGAAAGGATGGTGGAGGTTGCCACCAAGCTTGGGGAGTTTTTACGCAAAGTAAGGGAAACATGGGACGAATTAAGATACCAGCTATATGTGGAGAGTATAAACAAAAAAATAATGGAAGAGAGCAAGGATGTAGAGGTTTACCAAGAGCCTGAGGAGGTGCGAGAAGAAGATGCAACAGCAGGAACTTCCCAAGATGCCCCTGACGGAACATCTGAGGGAGCTAAGAAGCAGACTGATTAAGTCTATAATAGCCTTCCTTATAGGAACGGGCGTAGCCTTCTACTTTGCAAGCTACATTTTTGAAATTCTCAAAGAACCTGTTAAAAGGTCCTACCCAAAGGTGGAGCTTATAACTCTATCCCCCACGGAGCCGCTTTTTATACTCCTAAAAATATCCGTGGTCTTTGGCTTTATACTGTCTTCGCCCGTAATCCTATACCAGCTTTGGAGGTTTGTGGAACCTGCCCTATATCCCAACGAAAAAAGGCTCATAATCCCCCTTACCTTTTTTTCCATCATTCTTTTCCTTCTTGGGGGAGCCTTTTCCTACTTTCTGGCCCTTCCCATGGCCCTTAAATTTCTCTTAGGTATAGGCCTTTCACAGCTTCAAGCCACACCCTTTTTATCCGTTGACCTATACATTTCCTTCCTTCTTAAGATGATCATAGGCTTTGGCATAGCCTTTGAGCTTCCTGTTTTTATCTTTCTCCTACAGAGGGCGGGCATTGTGAGCGAGGAGCAATTAAAAGCCTTTAGAAAATACTTTATAGTGATTGCCTTTGTGGCTGGCGCCTTAATAGCCCCGGATGTGACCACCCAAATACTCATGGCAGTCCCCCTAATATTGCTTTATGAAATATCCTTGCTGGTTGGTAAGCTTGGCAGAAGAAAACAGAAGGAAAAGGCTATTGAGGTGGTCCAAGAATGAAAGTTCTTATCACTGGTGCCACAGGCTTTATAGGAAGGTATATAGTAAAGGAGCTTCTTTCGGAAGGCTATGAGGTGGGATGTCTTGTAAGGGATGTGGAGAAAACGATTAGACTTTTTGAAAATAAGGTAAGGGCCTACAAGGTGGATTTTGAAGACAGCGGGTCTCTTAAAAAAGCCTTTTCGGACTTTGGCCCAGACTTTCTCATACACCTTATAGGCATACTCTTGGAAGACAAAAGGCACGGACAGAGCTTTATGAGGG
Proteins encoded in this region:
- a CDS encoding elongation factor Ts, translated to MISAELVKTLREMTGAGMLECKKALEEAGGDIEKAKEILRIRGLAKADKKAGRETKEGIIYTYVSEDRKKGVIIELNCETDFVAKNEQFVELALKLAKHIASLPENANKSGTGEDIKDQAYFEDTSTTVGDLIKSAIARIGENIQLRRFVRFDTDGYVHAYVHGIGRVGVLIDYTASQINDNVLRVVQDVALQIAAMKPEFVSIESVDPEVLERERRILTEQARQEGKPENIIEKVVEGRLKKFYQEKVLLEQAFIKDEKKTVGQYIKESATGVEIKRFVRFEVGGA
- the pyrH gene encoding UMP kinase — encoded protein: MEAPVYKRVLLKLSGEAFAGDQEFGIDPKFLEYISYEIKSLVDVGVQTAIVIGGGNIFRGVEGMELGIDRATGDYMGMLATVINALALQSALERLTQIPTRVLSAIDMKQVAEPYIRRRAIRHLEKGRVVIFAAGTGNPFFSTDTAGALRAIEIGADLFIKATKVDGIYTDDPVKNPNAEFIQEISYLQAISMGLKVMDHTAMTLCRENKLPILVLNIKKPGNLLKAVMGEKVGSLVR
- the frr gene encoding ribosome recycling factor produces the protein MMEEIFKSTEEDMKKAVNYFKGEIAGLRTGRASTSLVEELKVEYYGSKVPLKQLGTISVSDVNQITIQLWDSNAIANVEKAIMENLNLTPQRQGNVLRITLPPLTQERRKELTKMLHKMAEEARVAIRNIRRDAKEMIEELEGVSEDEVKRALERLQKLTDKYIEEINQLAQAKEKEIMGS
- a CDS encoding twin-arginine translocase TatA/TatE family subunit, yielding MDFPELLVILAVAFIFLGPERMVEVATKLGEFLRKVRETWDELRYQLYVESINKKIMEESKDVEVYQEPEEVREEDATAGTSQDAPDGTSEGAKKQTD
- the tatC gene encoding twin-arginine translocase subunit TatC, whose product is MPLTEHLRELRSRLIKSIIAFLIGTGVAFYFASYIFEILKEPVKRSYPKVELITLSPTEPLFILLKISVVFGFILSSPVILYQLWRFVEPALYPNEKRLIIPLTFFSIILFLLGGAFSYFLALPMALKFLLGIGLSQLQATPFLSVDLYISFLLKMIIGFGIAFELPVFIFLLQRAGIVSEEQLKAFRKYFIVIAFVAGALIAPDVTTQILMAVPLILLYEISLLVGKLGRRKQKEKAIEVVQE